The DNA window ATAGTGTCGCTCAGAGCGTCGATTGAAGAAGCAAAAAAATCTCAAAAAACACAGCTTCGAAACGAATATCGCTTAAAAACACAGGATGGCAGTTACCGCTGGATGTTGTGTCGTGGCGCATGTCAATTTGATGAACATGGCAATGCTAGCGTGCTAGCGGGGACGCAAACCGATATTAGTGAGCTACGCTCTCGCGACCAAGCTTCGGGATTACCGAACGAATCATCTTTACTCGAATTTTTACAAGATCAGCTAGACCAAAAGCAAGCGGTAACGCTTTACTTTATACACGTAAAGCAATACAGCAACTTAAGCCAATTAGTGGAACCTGAGATGGTCAATCCTTTTAGAGCGCTAGTAGTCAAACGCTTGTCAACGATTGCAGCGAAAGGAACCATGCTTGCTAAACTGACCGGCGATATATTCGCGATTACGGGTACTGCAGACAATAAGTTAACAAAAAGAATCTGTGGCCTTATAGTCGACCAATTCGAGCAACCTTTCAATGTTGATTACAATGTGAAGCACTACTTGTCGGTATCGGTAGGCGCCGTGGGGTCAACTGAAATTAGCACATCGAGCACAACAGAATTGCTTAAGTGCGCTTCAGCAGCTTTGCGAGAGAGCAGAAAATCGAATGGTGTGTACGTTTATGATAAAGCGATTCATGAAAAAATTGCTCGCCTGGCGTTGGTCGAACGCGAATTAAGAAAAGCCATCAGTAATGGAGAGTTACAAGTGTATTTGCAGCCCATTGTGCAAACCTCTACTCACGATATTGTTGGCTTCGAAGCCTTGGCTCGATTCATACATCCAACCATTGGATTTGTTCCGCCCGATGAGTTTATTCCTATCGCAGAGCAAAGCGGGCTAATGGTTGACCTAGGCGACTCCGTAATCAAACAATCAGTGCAAATGGTAAAAAAACTGCAAAACGGTGCGATGAAAGGAAAAGCGTTTTACGTTGCGATCAATGTTTCTGCGAAGCAGTTTGAAGGTCACAGCTTAGCGAATAAAGTAGTCAGTTTGCTACAGCAGCATCAACTGCCAACAAGCTCCATTCGTCTAGAGGTAACCGAGACCGCCATTATGCAAGACATGGATATGGCATTAAATGAGTTAAGCGCGTTACGAGAGAATGGCATTAAGATCGCGTTGGATGATTTTGGTACCGGCTATTCTTCGCTTAGTTATCTACAAACTTTACCTATCGATGTATTGAAAATAGATCGCAGTTTTGTAACAGATTTAGATACGCAGGAGAATAAAGCCGCCATTATAAAAACAGTGTTTGGCTTAGCAAATTTACTGTCTCTTGATGTGGTGGCTGAAGGCGTTGAAACTGAAGCTGAGCTAAAAACCATTGAATCGATTGGCACAATGAACATTCAGGGATATTACTTCAGCGCACCGCTTCCATGGGAGAAAATAAACGCGTTTATTGATTCTTATTTAAATATAGAAATTGGTTCATCATAATCAGCATTGCGGCCATTGCACATTGCTTCCTGTAAGTCCGGTTCACGCCACTTCTTGTCTACGACATCTGCACTTCAAGCCTTATCATTGTTCGGCGACGTTTTATCTTGAGGTATTTAGCGTTTGCGGAACTTGATGTCACATGGCGCGTTTATTGCAAACTTTTTCAATAGGCCTCACCCAAGCGTAAGTTTATTTATTAGCCCTTATATCATTAATAGCTGACCAAGAATGACTATCCATGATCATCTTGTCTAATAAAGAACAACGTTCAACAGATGAAAAATAAATACGACCCAAAATGGGTTAAACTACAAACAGGAATTAAAATGAATAAAACGACGCTAGCCCTTATTATATCAGCAGTTTTAGTACAAGGCTGTGGCGGTGATTCAGACAACACAGCGCTAAATGCGCCTAGTTTTAGTTTATCGGTGAGTGATGCGCCGGTTGAAAATGCGGTCACTGTAGTGGCATGCTTTAGTCAAATAGAGCTTAAATCATCAGACAGCGCTAATAATCAAACGTTTCTTATAGGCGACACTATAGGAACGGCTACCGCAAACGATTTATGTACAGACAGTAACAATGCCATTGTTGCAAATACTCGAGGCATAGACCTCTTATCTTTTACTGGTGCTGATAGCACTGAACTACTAAATAACATTGAAATAAATCCGGGCAACTACAATCAAATAAGATTAGTGATGAGTCCACTATCCTATGCCACCGTTGACTTAGATAAAGACGGTATCGAAGATGACAACGACCAAGACGGACGCGCCGATAGGATCCCTATTAGAGTGCCGTCAAACGAATTAAAATTGGACGGCTTCACCGCAACTTTAGGCGGTATAACCGACCTCACCGTTGAGTTCGATTTGCGCAAAGGAATGACAAATCCCGTTGGTCAGGAAGGTTATATCCTTAAACCTCGCGGTGTGCGGATCGTCGATAACACAGAATCAGGGCATATTGAAGGTACGGTAAGTGAAGCACTTTTAATGAATAATATGTGTGATGTGATGCCGGAGGATTTAAG is part of the Glaciecola nitratireducens FR1064 genome and encodes:
- a CDS encoding EAL domain-containing protein — its product is MIKKLSSAKELRRVIASIGDQICDTLDNNFDIHVRTDTEDIQGQKLAVLVNFLLEKVRRHIDKFKVLAEQQEEKIAERTQILNLVIEGSSDTVWIWDLKTNKIEFSSHWNSLVSNDNYDANMPLQNWFNLVHPNDIVSLRASIEEAKKSQKTQLRNEYRLKTQDGSYRWMLCRGACQFDEHGNASVLAGTQTDISELRSRDQASGLPNESSLLEFLQDQLDQKQAVTLYFIHVKQYSNLSQLVEPEMVNPFRALVVKRLSTIAAKGTMLAKLTGDIFAITGTADNKLTKRICGLIVDQFEQPFNVDYNVKHYLSVSVGAVGSTEISTSSTTELLKCASAALRESRKSNGVYVYDKAIHEKIARLALVERELRKAISNGELQVYLQPIVQTSTHDIVGFEALARFIHPTIGFVPPDEFIPIAEQSGLMVDLGDSVIKQSVQMVKKLQNGAMKGKAFYVAINVSAKQFEGHSLANKVVSLLQQHQLPTSSIRLEVTETAIMQDMDMALNELSALRENGIKIALDDFGTGYSSLSYLQTLPIDVLKIDRSFVTDLDTQENKAAIIKTVFGLANLLSLDVVAEGVETEAELKTIESIGTMNIQGYYFSAPLPWEKINAFIDSYLNIEIGSS
- a CDS encoding DUF4382 domain-containing protein, whose protein sequence is MNKTTLALIISAVLVQGCGGDSDNTALNAPSFSLSVSDAPVENAVTVVACFSQIELKSSDSANNQTFLIGDTIGTATANDLCTDSNNAIVANTRGIDLLSFTGADSTELLNNIEINPGNYNQIRLVMSPLSYATVDLDKDGIEDDNDQDGRADRIPIRVPSNELKLDGFTATLGGITDLTVEFDLRKGMTNPVGQEGYILKPRGVRIVDNTESGHIEGTVSEALLMNNMCDVMPEDLSETVASVYVYQGINLDTTELADNGGAESIESLTSAPVLFDGATSYSFEIGFISAGDYTLALTCSTDTDPEGDDDIEFIAITETNVGEDGSTTDVSFAVPE